Genomic window (Aquimarina sp. BL5):
CTCAGGAGTAACGTCTTTACGATATATATCGACTAGTTTAGCACCTAGTCGACTTTTTGGTGTGTCCAAAACAACAAGTTCATAGTTAACTTGGTTTTTACGGACGGTAATTTTGTCGGTAGCATATACTTCTCTAGAAGGTTTTACAATGGCTTCGTTTACACGAACTTTACCTTCCTTACAAGCTTTTGTAGCAATACTACGTGTCTTGAAATATCTGATACACCATAAATATTTATCAACTCGCATAAAAAATGATTAAAAAATGCGTTTTATCTCTAATAATAGTTCAGCAAAAGTACAAGAAAATTGTATCTTGCGCCTTCAAAAAAGCAATCAGATGAAAGTAAGAAGATATATTTTTGCCATAGGAGTTGTTATTTCGGCCTTATATGCTTGTAATAATGATGATGATGATGATGGTTTTGTTAGCATTCCACCAAGGGATTTTACAGAACAGCAAGAAGATGAAGAGCCAATAATACAGAGTTACTTAAAGACGCATTTTTTCACTTTAGTAGATAATAGTGCGAACCCTGACTATCAAATCATACAATTTGATACCATTGCTGGTGATAATAGCAGTCAGACTTCTATTTGGGATTCTGGACTTTTGGAATCCAAGACCGTAACCCTTAATGATATAGATTATACATTATATTTTTTGAAGAGAAATAATGGAGCCACATCTGAACGTAAGCCGACCTTTGCAGATTCAGCATTTGTAACGTATAGAGGAGAAATTTTTTATGATAATGTGGATCAAGATGGAGACGGGATTCCTGATAATGCAGATGTAGATGCAGATGGCGATAATGAGCCTGATAATATAAGTGATTCAGAAACCAAAACGGATAGTGATGGAGATGGGATTGCAGATGATGCGGATGTTGATAATAATCCTGACGAACCAGATAGTGATGGAGATGGAATAATTGATGAAAAGGATCAGGTAGATAATAATAATCCAAATCGAAAAGTTTTTGATAGCGCGATTACTCCGGTATGGTTTGATTTAAATAGTGTTGTACCTGGATTTAGAGAAGGAACAATAGAAGTTAGTGGCGCTTCGGGTTTTATGGAGAATCCAGATAACGGTACTGTCGATTATAATATGGATTTTGGTGATTTTACCGTATTTATGCCTTCAGGACTAGCTTATTTCAATGAAATACAAACTGGTATTCCTCAATATTCACCACTTATATTTAGTATTCAGTTATACGGAATGAATCAAACAGATCACGATAGTGATGGTATACCTTCTTATTTAGAAGATTTAGAGGCTGATTCTGATTTAAATGTTGATAGAGATGGTGATGGAGACTCAACAAATGATATTGGTGATAGAAACTTATCTAACGATGATACAGATGGAAGTGTAGTTCCCAATTTTTTTGATATAGATGATGATGGTGATGGAACGCTAACCATGGATGAAGTAACAGTTGATGATGCTAATGAAGATGGTTTTATTGATATAGATTTAGGTGAGATTATCTTTTATGACGATGATGGTGATGGAATACCAAACCATTTAGACCCCGACGATAGTGATCCTAAGAATGACTAGTAATAAAAAAACTCCGGTATTTACCGGAGTTTTTTTATACATATAATCTAAGAAAGAACTTATAAATCTAAAGCTAAACTTACTATAAATTGATTTGGTCTAGAATCTACTCTGATTGTTTGACCTGTATTTTCATCAATTGTTTGAGCTTGATTTTCAGAAATTCCTCTTTCATACCTTAAGTCTATATTAAGACGTCTTATTTGTAGTCCAACTCCAAATTGAAAACCAACAGTAAATTCATTTTTCACTTCACTTAGTCTTATATCTTCTAAGTCATTGTCTACAATGTATTGTAATGAAGGACCACCAAAAATATGTAAAGGTCCTAAAAGGTATACCCCCGCCAGAATAGGTAGATCTAGTTTCTTTATATTGTAATCTAGTTTTCTGTTATCAAGCGAAAATGAGCTGCTATTCTGAGTATATTGTAGTTCTGGTTTTAGATAAAAACTGTCAGTAATATCTCCTCTTAAGAAAACCCCAATGTGATAACCTACACGATCATCAGCATTTTCGGATACTAAATTACTACCAGCGTTGGTAACATCATTGAATTCAATTTTACCATTATCTCCATAATTAAGACCAGCTTTTACACCAAAGTTGATTCCTTTTTCTTGTGCGATAAGTCCGAAGGAGTTAAAAAGAATTAAAAACACTAATACGTTTTTCATTTTAAATGAGTTTTAAAAGATGAATAAATAATTAAATATTTTTGGTGGTTAGTGTTTCCTTTATAACGAAAATGGATTCAGATTATTCTAATGAACATAAAAAAAAGCCTTCCGTAAAAGAACAGAAGGCTGTAATATGTGTTTAATTTAACAAGCAGGATATGTTATTTTCTCTTTATAACTTTTTCTGCAGCATTAATTATAGATTCAGCATTTAATCCATATTTTTCCATTAGTTGATCAGGAGTTCCACTTTCTCCAAAAGTATCATTAGTAGCGATAAATTCTTGTGGAGTAGGATGATTTTGGGCTAATACTCGAGATACACTTTCTCCAAGTCCTCCTAAAAAGTTGTGCTCTTCTGCAGTAACGATGCAGCCTGTCTTTTTAACTGAGTTCAAAATCGCTTCGTTATCAAGAGGCTTAATGGTGTGAATATTTATTACTTCAGCGCTGATACCCTTTTCTTGTAAAGTTTCCGCGGCTAGTAATGCTTCCCATACCAAGTGTCCAGTAGCCACAATTGTAACATCAGTACCCTCTTGTAAGTGAACAGCTTTTCCTATTTCAAATTTTTGATCTTCTGGAGTGAAGTTAGCTACTTTAGGTCTTCCGAAACGTAAGTATACTGGACCTTCGTAATCGGCGATTGCAATAGTAGCTGCTTTGGTTTGATTGTAATCACAAGGATTGATTACGACCATTC
Coding sequences:
- a CDS encoding transketolase family protein gives rise to the protein MKKYIDTGKNDTRSGFGAGLEVLGKTNENVVALCADLIGSLKMDAFIANNPDRFFQIGIAEANMMGIAAGLTIGGKIPFTGTFANFSTGRVYDQIRQSIAYSGKNVKICASHAGLTLGEDGATHQILEDIGLMKMLPGMVVINPCDYNQTKAATIAIADYEGPVYLRFGRPKVANFTPEDQKFEIGKAVHLQEGTDVTIVATGHLVWEALLAAETLQEKGISAEVINIHTIKPLDNEAILNSVKKTGCIVTAEEHNFLGGLGESVSRVLAQNHPTPQEFIATNDTFGESGTPDQLMEKYGLNAESIINAAEKVIKRK
- a CDS encoding FKBP-type peptidyl-prolyl cis-trans isomerase; this translates as MKVRRYIFAIGVVISALYACNNDDDDDGFVSIPPRDFTEQQEDEEPIIQSYLKTHFFTLVDNSANPDYQIIQFDTIAGDNSSQTSIWDSGLLESKTVTLNDIDYTLYFLKRNNGATSERKPTFADSAFVTYRGEIFYDNVDQDGDGIPDNADVDADGDNEPDNISDSETKTDSDGDGIADDADVDNNPDEPDSDGDGIIDEKDQVDNNNPNRKVFDSAITPVWFDLNSVVPGFREGTIEVSGASGFMENPDNGTVDYNMDFGDFTVFMPSGLAYFNEIQTGIPQYSPLIFSIQLYGMNQTDHDSDGIPSYLEDLEADSDLNVDRDGDGDSTNDIGDRNLSNDDTDGSVVPNFFDIDDDGDGTLTMDEVTVDDANEDGFIDIDLGEIIFYDDDGDGIPNHLDPDDSDPKND
- a CDS encoding RNA-binding S4 domain-containing protein; the protein is MRVDKYLWCIRYFKTRSIATKACKEGKVRVNEAIVKPSREVYATDKITVRKNQVNYELVVLDTPKSRLGAKLVDIYRKDVTPEEALQKLDLLNYSKDYYRKRGTGRPTKKDRRDIDDWFEEPTDKDSEE
- a CDS encoding outer membrane beta-barrel protein; the protein is MKNVLVFLILFNSFGLIAQEKGINFGVKAGLNYGDNGKIEFNDVTNAGSNLVSENADDRVGYHIGVFLRGDITDSFYLKPELQYTQNSSSFSLDNRKLDYNIKKLDLPILAGVYLLGPLHIFGGPSLQYIVDNDLEDIRLSEVKNEFTVGFQFGVGLQIRRLNIDLRYERGISENQAQTIDENTGQTIRVDSRPNQFIVSLALDL